The Bradyrhizobium sp. LLZ17 genomic sequence TTCTCTACAAGGCCAACATGGTGCGCGGCGCGGAGTGGGCGCGCTTCTTCGCGGAGCGCGCGCCCGACCTGCCGTTCCGGCTCTGGCCCGACATCGGCGATCCCGCGGAGGTGCGCTACCTGGTGGCGTGGGTGCCGCCGGATGACATCGCGGCGACCTTTCCCAATCTCGAGCTGGTCTTCTCGGTCGGCGCCGGCGTCGATCAGTTCGACACCACGAAAGTTCCGCCCCACATCCCGCTTGTCCGGATGCTGGAGCCGGGCATTGCCGAGACGATGGTGGAATACGTCACCATGTCCGTGCTGGCGCTGCACCGCGATCTCCTGCACTTCATCAGCCAGCAGAAGGCGCAGATCTGGCGCGAGATCCGGATCACGCCGGCGAAGCGTCGGCGCGTCGGCGTCATGGGGCTCGGGCAGCTCGGCCAGGCCGTGCTCGAACGCCTCAAGGCGTTCGAGTTTCCGCTTCTCGGCTGGAATCGCTCGCCGCGCGATATCGAAGGCGTTGCTTGCTATGCCGGCGCGGAGACACTCCCAAAATTTCTCGCGCAGGCTGACATTCTGGTGTCCCTGCTGCCGCTGACCGACGACACTCGCGGTATCCTCAACGCGGACCTGTTCGCGCGGCTGCCGCGCGGTGCCTCTCTCGTTAACGTCGGCCGTGGCCCGCATCTGGTCGAAGCGGATTTCCTCGCCGCGCTCGATAGTGGCGCGCTTTCAGGTGCGGTGCTCGACGTCGCCGAACCCGAGCCGCTGCCCGCCGGTCATCCCTTCTGGAGCCACCCGCGCATCCTGCTGACCCCGCACAATGCCAGCATGACGACGCCGGATACGGCGGTCGATTACGTGCTCGACGTCATCGCACGGCACCGCCGCGGCGAAGAGCTGCCGGGGCGTGTCGATCGTAGTCGAGGCTACTGAGGGCGCAATGGCAATGGTGACATCAGTGCAGCCACGAGCTCAGTTCACCTCTCC encodes the following:
- a CDS encoding 2-hydroxyacid dehydrogenase produces the protein MTVLYKANMVRGAEWARFFAERAPDLPFRLWPDIGDPAEVRYLVAWVPPDDIAATFPNLELVFSVGAGVDQFDTTKVPPHIPLVRMLEPGIAETMVEYVTMSVLALHRDLLHFISQQKAQIWREIRITPAKRRRVGVMGLGQLGQAVLERLKAFEFPLLGWNRSPRDIEGVACYAGAETLPKFLAQADILVSLLPLTDDTRGILNADLFARLPRGASLVNVGRGPHLVEADFLAALDSGALSGAVLDVAEPEPLPAGHPFWSHPRILLTPHNASMTTPDTAVDYVLDVIARHRRGEELPGRVDRSRGY